One segment of Natronosalvus halobius DNA contains the following:
- a CDS encoding ABC transporter permease, whose amino-acid sequence MSRLGRLQAQIDADWRSFARRRTAVFFTFFFPVILIVIFGALVRTDPTGGGLFAEPAAYYVPGYLAVVVLFTPFSRLGSEVARHREGNRFEKLATTPLSRAEWLGSQTVVNAAIIGLASLLILALVVVLTGAEIVYSPLLVPYVFVGVVCFCGIGAMIGSYTDSQDGAVAASNALGLPLLFLSETFVPLEQLPGWFEPVVALSPLTYFARGVRAVTYPEAASGTAGVAGVDPALGNLTVLAALAVLAFALGARSIPQTD is encoded by the coding sequence ATGAGCCGCCTCGGCCGCCTCCAGGCCCAGATCGACGCCGATTGGCGATCGTTCGCCCGTCGACGGACCGCCGTCTTCTTCACGTTCTTCTTCCCCGTGATCCTGATCGTCATCTTCGGTGCCCTCGTTCGCACCGACCCGACGGGCGGCGGCCTCTTCGCCGAACCGGCGGCCTACTACGTCCCCGGCTACCTCGCGGTCGTCGTCCTCTTCACGCCGTTCTCGCGGCTCGGGAGCGAGGTCGCCCGCCACCGCGAGGGGAACCGCTTCGAAAAACTGGCGACGACCCCGCTCTCCCGCGCCGAGTGGCTGGGCTCCCAGACCGTCGTCAACGCGGCGATCATCGGCCTGGCGAGCCTGCTCATCCTCGCGCTCGTCGTCGTCCTCACGGGTGCCGAGATCGTCTACTCGCCGCTACTCGTTCCCTACGTGTTCGTCGGCGTCGTCTGCTTCTGTGGCATCGGGGCGATGATCGGGAGCTACACCGACTCCCAGGACGGCGCCGTCGCCGCGAGCAACGCCCTCGGGCTTCCCCTGCTCTTTCTCTCCGAGACGTTCGTCCCGCTCGAGCAACTGCCCGGCTGGTTCGAGCCAGTCGTGGCCCTCTCGCCCCTGACGTACTTCGCCCGCGGCGTTCGCGCGGTCACGTACCCCGAGGCGGCGTCGGGCACCGCGGGCGTCGCTGGGGTCGATCCGGCGCTCGGGAACCTCACGGTCCTCGCCGCGCTCGCCGTCCTGGCGTTCGCACTGGGGGCTCGATCGATTCCGCAGACGGACTGA
- a CDS encoding pyridoxamine 5'-phosphate oxidase family protein encodes MKIRGSLSRAEIDDYLDEATVPIRLACHTPAGRLWMLSLWFQHRDGVFRCATGADADVVRYLGHDPSVAFEVSTNEPPYAGVRGSGTATVDPDPEKAVLRELLERYLGGTDSKLARSLLEKDRTEVTITVDPGVVYGWDFSERMADAVE; translated from the coding sequence ATGAAGATTCGCGGCTCGCTCTCGAGGGCGGAAATCGACGACTATCTCGACGAGGCGACGGTTCCGATTCGCCTCGCCTGTCACACGCCTGCCGGTCGTCTCTGGATGCTCTCGCTATGGTTCCAGCACCGCGACGGCGTCTTTCGGTGTGCGACCGGCGCGGACGCCGACGTCGTCCGATACCTCGGGCACGATCCGAGCGTCGCGTTCGAGGTTTCGACCAACGAGCCACCGTACGCCGGCGTCCGTGGGTCGGGGACGGCGACGGTCGACCCGGATCCCGAGAAAGCGGTCCTGCGCGAACTGCTCGAGCGGTACCTCGGCGGGACGGACTCGAAACTCGCGCGCTCGTTGCTCGAAAAGGATCGTACCGAGGTGACGATCACCGTCGACCCCGGCGTCGTCTACGGGTGGGACTTCAGCGAGCGGATGGCCGACGCGGTCGAGTAG
- a CDS encoding creatininase family protein produces MTLLAEQTTTAATDALEAAEVAVLPTGSTEQHGPALPLGMDHMAARAFARTAADREDAVVLPTVPVGVSVHHRQFDGTLYVAEETFERYVRETLSSLAEHGVRKAVVVNGHGGNSAALNRVARTLRDQETAFAPPWNWWDGVGDLADDLFDENGGHADAMESSVLWHVREDLIQPDRLEEAESGASEGWGEAVHGANVGFDTIDFSGSGAVGKPTRADPEKGERLFEAASDELHALIDWLAERPLQDCWPADHV; encoded by the coding sequence ATGACACTGCTCGCTGAACAGACGACCACGGCGGCCACCGACGCGCTCGAGGCCGCCGAGGTCGCCGTCCTCCCGACCGGGAGCACCGAACAGCACGGCCCGGCCCTGCCGCTGGGCATGGACCACATGGCCGCGCGGGCGTTCGCCCGGACGGCCGCCGACCGCGAGGACGCCGTCGTACTCCCGACGGTGCCGGTCGGCGTCTCCGTCCATCACCGCCAGTTCGACGGGACGCTCTACGTCGCCGAGGAGACATTCGAGCGCTACGTTCGTGAAACGCTCTCGAGCCTCGCCGAACACGGCGTCCGGAAGGCCGTCGTGGTCAACGGCCACGGCGGGAACTCGGCGGCGCTGAACCGGGTCGCCCGTACGCTCCGAGACCAGGAGACGGCGTTCGCACCGCCGTGGAACTGGTGGGACGGCGTGGGCGACCTCGCCGACGACCTCTTCGACGAGAACGGCGGCCACGCAGACGCCATGGAGTCGAGCGTCCTCTGGCACGTCCGGGAGGACCTGATCCAACCGGATCGACTCGAGGAGGCCGAATCGGGCGCTAGCGAGGGCTGGGGCGAGGCGGTCCACGGCGCGAACGTCGGTTTCGACACCATCGACTTCTCCGGGAGCGGTGCGGTCGGGAAGCCGACCCGGGCCGACCCCGAGAAGGGTGAACGGCTGTTCGAAGCCGCCAGCGACGAACTCCACGCGCTGATCGACTGGCTGGCCGAGCGACCGCTCCAGGACTGCTGGCCCGCGGATCACGTATGA
- a CDS encoding DUF420 domain-containing protein: MATATATAKRRIRNHPLRATILLTVVGYGLVLGTFLLDLPIYPDLTNAQVNVFSSAIALINATTTVFLAAGWYWIRNGEVEKHRLAMLTAFALILLFLVVYLIRVGGGGTKSFVGPDLVRTAYLLMLAIHILLSIVAVPLVLYALLLGLTHTPAELRRTAHARVGRFAAGSWLLSLVLGVVTYLLLDHVYTYEFSWLVVG; this comes from the coding sequence ATGGCCACCGCAACCGCGACCGCGAAACGGCGGATCAGGAACCACCCGCTCCGGGCGACGATACTCCTGACGGTCGTCGGCTACGGCCTCGTCCTCGGGACGTTCCTGCTCGACCTGCCCATCTACCCCGACCTGACGAACGCACAGGTGAACGTCTTCTCGAGCGCCATCGCGCTCATCAACGCGACGACGACCGTCTTCCTCGCCGCTGGCTGGTACTGGATTCGTAACGGCGAGGTCGAGAAACACCGTCTCGCGATGCTGACCGCATTTGCGCTCATCCTCCTGTTTCTCGTGGTCTACCTGATCCGGGTAGGCGGTGGCGGGACCAAGTCCTTCGTCGGGCCCGACCTCGTGCGGACCGCCTACCTGCTCATGCTCGCGATTCACATCCTGCTATCGATCGTCGCCGTCCCGCTGGTGCTCTACGCGCTGTTGCTCGGGTTGACGCACACCCCCGCGGAACTGCGCCGGACGGCCCACGCTCGAGTCGGGCGATTCGCCGCTGGATCGTGGCTCCTGAGCCTCGTCCTCGGCGTCGTCACCTACCTGTTGCTCGATCACGTCTACACTTACGAGTTCAGTTGGCTGGTCGTCGGTTGA
- a CDS encoding DUF7388 family protein, with the protein MLTSTAAVARAGLDGIAVKPAECDVLDARDVPVDTIAVDYEGRDHLPSTETLETLARTADVRVTAPVRANGFDPLGDDSLLSALPETVGRVFVAGHPAYLSETERTRSVAPRLGAALEAAPDAWVGTESVERVAMATGATQYDLLSRTTERELRAIRAAGFAGKVAVYAPTVLSDDEDVVLDAVGAYISRRRPVSRALPEGAPVDSTASDRAREVLLAAADDYALVGTEREVAARTNALQEAGATTVVGYPAQGLESLLE; encoded by the coding sequence ATGCTGACGAGCACCGCCGCCGTCGCGCGAGCGGGCCTCGACGGCATCGCCGTCAAACCCGCCGAGTGTGACGTCCTGGACGCCCGAGACGTCCCCGTCGACACGATTGCCGTCGACTACGAGGGACGAGACCACCTGCCGAGCACCGAAACCCTCGAGACGCTTGCCAGGACGGCCGACGTCCGGGTCACGGCGCCGGTCCGTGCCAACGGGTTCGACCCGCTGGGGGACGATTCCCTGCTGTCGGCACTGCCCGAGACCGTCGGTCGCGTCTTCGTCGCCGGCCACCCGGCCTACCTGAGCGAAACCGAGCGAACCCGGTCGGTCGCTCCGCGTCTCGGAGCCGCCCTCGAGGCCGCGCCGGACGCCTGGGTCGGCACCGAGAGCGTCGAGCGCGTCGCAATGGCGACCGGCGCGACCCAGTACGACCTGCTCTCGCGGACGACCGAGCGTGAGCTCCGGGCCATCCGCGCGGCCGGCTTTGCAGGCAAAGTCGCCGTCTACGCACCGACGGTCCTCAGCGACGACGAGGACGTCGTCCTGGACGCTGTGGGCGCCTACATCTCGAGGCGCCGGCCTGTCTCGCGAGCGCTCCCCGAGGGCGCACCCGTCGATTCGACGGCGAGTGACCGAGCGCGAGAGGTGCTGTTGGCCGCCGCCGACGACTACGCCCTCGTGGGAACCGAACGCGAGGTCGCCGCCCGGACGAACGCGCTCCAGGAGGCGGGCGCGACCACGGTCGTCGGCTACCCGGCCCAGGGACTCGAGTCGCTGCTCGAGTAA
- a CDS encoding potassium channel family protein, producing MQWLYLGLGAALLVAVIVDIIWTTLWVDGGAGPLSRHLTTGTWRILRAVGRSRPRALSTAGPLILTLTLAMWIGLLWAGWTFLFAGGDVALRSTQTSAPADWAGRLYYVAYTMFTSGNGDYTPTSSTWEIASSFTTATGMAFVTLGVSYVITVLGAVSSKRSFASDVTGLGNSSEEFVNTGWDGDSFEGLERPLESVATQLSLLAEQHKSYPILHYYHSEQGGRASAMAVPILDEAITLLRHAVEAENRPNETVLTHARSSTDDYLETLDAAFIEPATEVPPPPDLDRLREAGIGTVSDDDFERTLEESETRRRHLLGVVRADAWYWPPVEEE from the coding sequence ATGCAATGGCTGTATCTCGGTCTCGGCGCCGCCCTCCTGGTCGCCGTGATCGTCGACATCATCTGGACGACCCTCTGGGTCGACGGCGGCGCCGGTCCGCTCTCGAGGCATCTGACGACGGGTACCTGGCGGATACTTCGCGCCGTGGGTCGGAGCCGACCACGAGCGCTCAGCACGGCCGGCCCGCTGATCCTCACCCTCACGCTCGCCATGTGGATCGGCCTCCTCTGGGCTGGCTGGACGTTCCTCTTTGCCGGTGGAGATGTCGCGCTCCGGAGCACCCAGACGAGCGCCCCGGCCGACTGGGCGGGGCGGCTCTACTACGTTGCCTACACGATGTTCACGAGCGGTAACGGCGACTACACGCCTACCTCGAGCACCTGGGAGATCGCGAGTTCGTTTACCACGGCGACGGGGATGGCGTTCGTCACGCTCGGCGTTTCCTACGTGATCACGGTTCTGGGTGCCGTCTCGTCGAAGCGATCGTTCGCCAGCGACGTCACGGGACTGGGGAACAGCAGCGAGGAATTCGTCAATACGGGGTGGGACGGCGACTCTTTCGAGGGTCTCGAGCGTCCCCTCGAGTCGGTCGCGACGCAGTTGAGCCTGCTGGCCGAACAGCACAAGTCCTACCCAATTTTGCACTACTACCACAGCGAGCAGGGAGGTCGGGCCTCCGCGATGGCGGTACCGATCCTGGACGAGGCGATCACGCTGCTTCGCCACGCCGTCGAGGCGGAGAACCGACCGAACGAGACGGTCCTTACCCACGCTCGTTCGAGCACGGACGACTACCTCGAAACCCTCGACGCGGCGTTCATCGAACCGGCTACGGAGGTGCCGCCGCCGCCGGATCTCGACCGCCTGCGCGAGGCCGGCATCGGCACGGTCTCGGACGACGACTTCGAGCGAACCCTCGAGGAATCCGAGACGCGGCGTCGGCACCTCCTGGGCGTGGTCAGGGCCGACGCCTGGTACTGGCCGCCGGTCGAGGAGGAGTGA